In Streptomyces sp. NBC_00569, a single genomic region encodes these proteins:
- a CDS encoding SDR family oxidoreductase — protein sequence MDLGLADRTVLVTGGSSGVGLATVRALLDEGARVATCGRDADRLAKAAARLGSDRLLTGVCDVRDATAVRDFVRHAADTFGGLDGLVNNAGQSRMKSLDESTAEDWRDELELKFSGVLNPLHAARAHLAASDAASVVNVNAVLAKQPETRLITTSAARAGILNLSKSLATELAPEGIRVNSVCLGLVDTGQWTRRHAAAESGLSYEDWQAELAADRGIALGRLGRAEEVAYAIVALLSPRASYITGTSIDVCGGVGRSIL from the coding sequence ATGGATCTGGGCCTCGCCGACCGGACCGTCCTGGTCACCGGCGGCAGCTCGGGCGTCGGCCTGGCCACGGTCCGCGCCCTTCTGGACGAGGGCGCGCGCGTCGCGACCTGCGGCCGTGACGCCGACCGCCTCGCGAAGGCGGCGGCGCGCCTCGGCAGCGACCGCCTCCTGACCGGCGTCTGTGACGTGCGGGACGCGACGGCCGTACGGGACTTCGTCCGGCATGCCGCCGACACCTTCGGGGGCCTCGACGGGCTCGTCAACAACGCGGGCCAGTCCCGTATGAAGAGCCTCGACGAGTCCACCGCCGAGGACTGGCGCGACGAGCTGGAGCTGAAGTTCTCCGGCGTCCTCAACCCGCTGCACGCCGCCCGCGCCCATCTCGCCGCGTCCGACGCCGCGTCCGTCGTGAACGTCAACGCGGTCCTGGCCAAGCAGCCGGAGACCCGGCTGATCACGACGAGCGCCGCCCGCGCCGGCATCCTCAACCTCTCCAAGTCCCTCGCCACCGAGCTGGCCCCCGAGGGGATCCGCGTCAACTCGGTCTGCCTCGGCCTCGTCGACACCGGCCAGTGGACCCGCCGGCACGCCGCCGCGGAGTCCGGGCTCTCCTACGAGGACTGGCAGGCGGAGCTCGCCGCCGACCGCGGGATCGCGCTCGGGCGGCTCGGCCGGGCCGAGGAGGTCGCGTACGCGATCGTCGCGCTGCTCTCGCCGCGTGCCTCGTACATCACCGGAACCAGCATCGACGTCTGCGGCGGAGTCGGCCGCTCCATCCTCTGA
- a CDS encoding SDR family oxidoreductase gives MTDPSGGAGTVVVTGAGRGLGLAMARRAAEDGFRVVVAELDTERGTDAVEGLRGDGLDAHFVRCDVSDPESVTELADRVRELGPLYGLINNAALANGVGGKEFQDIDVEVWDRLMTVNARSPWLVSKALYPLFGSPGRIVNVASDAALYGSPRLAHYIASKGAVIALTRAMARELGDKGITVNAVAPGLTECEATETVPEERHELYRSGRAISRPQEPGDLIGLVAFLLGEESRYLTGQVIAVNGGFTMN, from the coding sequence GTGACTGACCCCTCAGGGGGCGCCGGCACCGTCGTCGTCACCGGGGCGGGCCGTGGCCTGGGACTGGCCATGGCCCGCCGGGCCGCCGAGGACGGCTTCCGCGTCGTGGTCGCCGAGCTCGACACCGAGCGCGGCACCGACGCGGTCGAGGGACTGCGCGGCGACGGGCTCGACGCCCACTTCGTGCGCTGCGACGTGTCCGACCCCGAGTCGGTCACCGAACTCGCCGACCGAGTACGGGAACTGGGTCCGCTGTACGGCCTGATCAACAACGCGGCTCTCGCCAACGGCGTGGGCGGCAAGGAGTTCCAGGACATCGACGTCGAGGTGTGGGACCGCCTGATGACGGTCAACGCCCGCAGCCCCTGGCTGGTGTCGAAGGCCCTGTACCCGCTCTTCGGCTCGCCGGGCCGGATCGTGAACGTCGCCTCGGACGCCGCGCTCTACGGCTCCCCCCGCCTCGCCCACTACATCGCCTCGAAGGGCGCGGTCATCGCGCTGACCCGGGCGATGGCCAGGGAACTCGGCGACAAGGGCATCACCGTCAACGCGGTCGCGCCCGGCCTCACCGAGTGCGAGGCCACCGAGACCGTCCCCGAGGAACGGCACGAGCTGTACCGCTCGGGCCGGGCCATCTCGCGGCCGCAGGAGCCCGGCGACCTCATCGGTCTCGTCGCCTTCCTGCTCGGCGAGGAGTCCCGCTATCTCACCGGACAAGTGATCGCCGTCAACGGCGGCTTCACGATGAACTGA
- a CDS encoding cupin domain-containing protein, with translation MPLTTTDYDNGSDLGKYTDSLIATKESRVADFNTLSFQEKAGPQYRRGQIRYVGSGATGNHENDSRILPSGGFTFSNMLLPPGAEGPEHTHHDVEEAFFVLEGQVRVGIHRGADEVEYRTLGYRDMIVVPAGVARSLKNEGDTDALFCVVIGTQKPQVPSYPEHSPMHGVTRD, from the coding sequence ATGCCTCTGACCACCACCGACTACGACAACGGCAGCGACCTCGGCAAGTACACCGACTCGCTCATCGCCACCAAGGAGTCCCGTGTCGCGGACTTCAACACGCTCTCCTTCCAGGAGAAGGCGGGCCCGCAGTACCGCCGCGGCCAGATCCGCTACGTCGGCTCCGGCGCCACCGGCAACCACGAGAACGACTCGCGGATCCTCCCGTCCGGCGGCTTCACCTTCTCCAACATGCTGCTTCCGCCCGGCGCCGAGGGCCCCGAGCACACCCACCACGACGTCGAGGAGGCCTTCTTCGTCCTGGAGGGCCAGGTCCGCGTCGGCATCCACCGCGGCGCCGACGAGGTCGAGTACCGCACCCTCGGCTACCGCGACATGATCGTCGTGCCCGCGGGCGTGGCCCGGTCCCTGAAGAACGAGGGCGACACCGACGCCCTGTTCTGCGTCGTCATCGGCACGCAGAAGCCGCAGGTCCCGTCGTACCCGGAGCACTCGCCGATGCACGGTGTCACCCGTGACTGA
- a CDS encoding alpha/beta fold hydrolase: protein MSAVHVEEAGDHGPLLLCLHGIGSSSAAFAPQLAELSAYARVVAWDAPGYAKSPDPEGPLDLDGFADAAAEVIRERGGRAHVLGVSWGGVIALRLAARHPDLVESLVVADSSAGSGTDPAKAEGMRARAAELAELGPRAFAEKRGPRLVSGGAPEELVQRVVDTMAWSVRLPGYAYAAESMAGADLRPELPRIAAPTLVLCGDQDQVTGVEASQVLAGGLHKTAYVIVKDAGHLANQEQPARFDAWVLSHLRITARIPE from the coding sequence GTGAGCGCCGTCCACGTCGAGGAGGCGGGCGACCACGGCCCCCTGCTGCTGTGCCTGCACGGCATCGGCTCCTCGTCGGCGGCGTTCGCCCCGCAGCTGGCCGAGCTGTCCGCGTACGCGCGGGTGGTGGCCTGGGACGCGCCCGGCTACGCCAAGTCGCCGGATCCGGAGGGGCCGTTGGACCTCGACGGGTTCGCGGACGCGGCGGCCGAGGTCATCCGGGAGCGCGGCGGGCGCGCGCACGTCCTCGGTGTCTCCTGGGGCGGGGTGATCGCGCTGCGGCTCGCGGCCCGCCACCCGGACCTGGTCGAGTCCCTCGTCGTCGCCGACTCCAGCGCGGGCTCCGGCACCGACCCCGCCAAGGCCGAGGGCATGCGGGCGCGGGCAGCCGAGCTGGCCGAACTCGGACCGCGCGCCTTCGCCGAGAAGCGCGGGCCGCGGCTCGTGTCCGGCGGGGCGCCCGAGGAACTCGTACAGCGCGTCGTCGACACCATGGCCTGGTCCGTGCGGCTGCCCGGCTACGCCTACGCCGCCGAGTCCATGGCCGGCGCCGACCTGCGGCCCGAACTGCCCAGGATCGCCGCGCCCACGCTCGTCCTGTGCGGCGACCAGGACCAGGTCACCGGTGTCGAGGCCTCGCAGGTCCTCGCCGGCGGCCTCCACAAGACCGCCTACGTGATCGTCAAGGACGCCGGTCACCTGGCCAACCAGGAACAGCCCGCGCGCTTCGACGCGTGGGTCCTGTCCCACCTCCGCATCACCGCCCGCATCCCCGAGTAG
- a CDS encoding aspartate dehydrogenase domain-containing protein, whose protein sequence is MSTVRKVGLVGWGAIGRVVGTALAEQQVPGAELTCIIDNRPLGDTAPAPQRTFDEALECCDLIVEAAGQGVVREWGERVLASGTDLLVASTGALTDDELSKRLLAAGPGRVYFTGGAVGGLDLLQAVRSLGPLDEVRLTTTKLPSTLEQPWMDEQLLSKLRTATGPVEVMSGTARDIPVKFPKSTNVAASVALAVGDLDAVRVRVVADPGARHTRHVVEASGAHGAYRFDVAHLPDPGNPATSQVVPYAVLRSLAALAGRTGQIL, encoded by the coding sequence ATGAGCACGGTACGCAAGGTGGGCCTCGTCGGCTGGGGCGCGATCGGCCGCGTCGTCGGCACCGCACTCGCCGAACAGCAGGTCCCCGGGGCCGAGTTGACATGCATCATCGACAACCGCCCCCTCGGCGACACGGCGCCCGCGCCCCAGCGGACCTTCGACGAGGCCCTGGAGTGCTGCGACCTGATCGTCGAGGCGGCCGGGCAGGGTGTCGTACGGGAGTGGGGTGAGCGGGTCCTCGCCTCCGGCACCGATCTGCTCGTCGCGTCGACCGGGGCGCTGACCGACGACGAGCTGTCCAAGCGGCTGCTCGCGGCGGGCCCGGGCCGGGTGTACTTCACCGGCGGCGCGGTCGGCGGCCTCGACCTCCTCCAGGCGGTGCGCTCCCTCGGCCCCCTCGACGAGGTGCGGCTCACCACCACCAAGCTGCCGTCCACCCTCGAACAGCCTTGGATGGACGAGCAGTTGCTGTCCAAGCTGCGGACGGCGACCGGGCCCGTCGAGGTCATGTCCGGCACGGCGCGCGACATCCCCGTGAAGTTCCCCAAGTCGACGAACGTGGCCGCCTCGGTCGCCCTCGCCGTCGGCGACCTGGACGCTGTGCGGGTCCGGGTCGTCGCCGACCCGGGCGCCCGCCACACCCGGCACGTCGTCGAGGCGTCCGGCGCGCACGGCGCGTACCGCTTCGACGTCGCGCACCTGCCGGACCCGGGCAACCCCGCGACCAGCCAGGTCGTGCCGTACGCGGTGCTGCGCAGCCTGGCGGCGCTGGCCGGGCGGACGGGCCAGATCCTGTGA
- a CDS encoding VOC family protein — MPHPSPGPVARLRSLRYVELLTPAFTEAADFYEEVWGLRTVEAERGAAAWLRGTGEEHHVLHLTRADRTGLGRLAFAVATPAEVDEAARRLEARGITPVFGPGPLDQVGGGYGLRFTDPEQRLVEISAQVEAVAPRGRDAAVPVGVTHAVLNTADIDASVAFYCDVLGLRVSDWSEHQMAFLRCNADHHCIAFNQAEWASLNHVAYEMSSVDHFMRGLGRLKHHGIDPQWGPGRHGPGNNTFSYFTDPSGLVCEYTSEVAQIVEDAWIARVWRRVPELSDLWGTAGPPSKEIRCHMAGTPDPGPLASLEVNA; from the coding sequence ATGCCCCACCCATCGCCAGGACCCGTCGCCCGCCTGCGCTCCCTGCGCTACGTCGAGCTGCTCACCCCCGCCTTCACCGAGGCCGCCGACTTCTACGAGGAGGTCTGGGGCCTGCGGACCGTCGAGGCGGAGCGCGGCGCGGCGGCCTGGCTGCGCGGCACCGGCGAGGAGCACCACGTCCTGCACCTCACCCGCGCGGACCGCACGGGACTCGGCCGGCTCGCGTTCGCCGTCGCCACGCCCGCCGAGGTCGACGAGGCGGCCCGGCGCCTGGAGGCCCGCGGGATCACCCCGGTCTTCGGCCCCGGACCGCTCGACCAGGTGGGCGGCGGCTACGGCCTGCGCTTCACCGACCCCGAGCAGCGGCTCGTGGAGATCAGCGCGCAGGTCGAGGCGGTCGCACCGCGCGGCAGGGATGCCGCCGTCCCCGTCGGCGTCACGCACGCCGTCCTGAACACCGCCGACATCGACGCGTCCGTCGCGTTCTACTGCGACGTCCTCGGGCTGCGCGTCTCCGACTGGTCCGAGCACCAGATGGCGTTCCTGCGCTGCAACGCCGACCACCACTGCATCGCGTTCAACCAGGCCGAGTGGGCTTCCCTCAACCACGTGGCCTACGAGATGAGTTCGGTCGACCACTTCATGCGGGGACTCGGCCGGCTCAAGCACCACGGCATCGACCCGCAGTGGGGCCCGGGCCGCCACGGCCCCGGCAACAACACCTTCTCCTACTTCACCGACCCGTCCGGGCTCGTGTGCGAGTACACGTCCGAGGTCGCGCAGATCGTCGAGGACGCCTGGATCGCGCGGGTGTGGCGGCGCGTGCCCGAGCTGTCCGACCTGTGGGGCACGGCGGGCCCGCCGTCGAAGGAGATCCGCTGTCACATGGCCGGCACCCCCGACCCCGGCCCGCTCGCTTCCCTGGAGGTCAACGCATGA
- a CDS encoding aldehyde dehydrogenase has translation MPHHPTDILIAGQWRRGAGEPVETVDPATGEVLATVHSASADEVDEAARAAALAVADPAWRDLLPHQRARLLYRIAELTEEAAGELSALQTADTGKTLTETKALALSAAGTFRYMAAALETAEETLTPSRGPYVTMSVYEPIGVVGAINPWNSPVASDAQKIAPALAGGNAVLLKPAAWTPLVSLALGRLIHRALGELGLPTALLSVLPGSGRVVGDAIVHHPLVTRIGFTGGTETGRSIAAVAASKLIPASLELGGKSPTIVRADADVEQALAGVMFGIFSSSGQSCIAGSRLFVAREIYDSFVGELVERVSKLRVGPGTDPGTQVGPLVHHRHRDSVAAYVDLARSEGARVLCGGRAPESDGYQDGAYYLPTVLDGLPNTSRTCQEEIFGPVLVALPYDDEDDLVRQANDSVYGLACGIWTRDHRAAWRLARRIEAGTVWINTYKQFSASTPFSGMKDSGLGTEKGRDAIRAYQRQKSLYWGTSDAPLPWAN, from the coding sequence CCAGTGGCGACGCGGCGCGGGCGAGCCGGTCGAGACCGTCGACCCGGCGACCGGAGAGGTGCTCGCCACCGTCCACTCCGCGTCCGCGGACGAGGTCGACGAAGCCGCTCGGGCCGCCGCGCTCGCCGTGGCCGACCCGGCCTGGCGCGACCTCCTCCCCCACCAGCGGGCCCGGCTCCTCTACCGCATAGCGGAGTTGACCGAGGAGGCCGCCGGCGAACTCTCGGCCCTCCAGACCGCCGACACCGGCAAGACCCTCACCGAGACGAAGGCCCTCGCGCTCAGCGCGGCCGGCACGTTCCGGTACATGGCGGCGGCCCTGGAGACGGCCGAGGAGACCCTCACCCCGTCCCGCGGCCCGTACGTGACGATGAGCGTGTACGAGCCGATCGGCGTCGTCGGCGCGATCAACCCCTGGAACTCGCCGGTCGCCAGCGACGCGCAGAAGATCGCGCCCGCCCTCGCCGGCGGCAACGCCGTCCTGCTCAAGCCCGCCGCCTGGACCCCGCTGGTCTCCCTCGCGCTCGGGCGCCTGATCCACCGGGCGCTCGGCGAGCTCGGACTGCCCACCGCCCTGCTGTCGGTCCTGCCCGGCAGCGGCCGGGTCGTCGGGGACGCGATCGTGCACCACCCCCTGGTGACCAGGATCGGCTTCACCGGCGGCACGGAGACCGGCCGGTCCATCGCGGCGGTGGCGGCCTCGAAGCTGATCCCCGCCTCCCTCGAACTCGGCGGCAAGTCGCCGACGATCGTGCGCGCGGACGCGGACGTCGAGCAGGCCCTGGCGGGCGTGATGTTCGGGATCTTCTCGTCCAGCGGCCAGTCGTGCATCGCCGGTTCACGGCTCTTCGTCGCACGCGAGATCTACGACAGCTTCGTCGGCGAACTCGTCGAGCGCGTGAGCAAGTTGCGCGTCGGTCCCGGCACGGACCCCGGCACCCAGGTCGGACCTCTGGTCCACCACCGGCACCGGGACTCCGTCGCCGCCTATGTCGATCTGGCCCGCTCGGAGGGCGCCCGGGTGCTGTGCGGCGGCCGGGCGCCCGAGAGCGACGGGTACCAGGACGGCGCGTACTACCTGCCCACCGTCCTCGACGGGCTCCCCAACACCTCACGGACCTGCCAGGAGGAGATCTTCGGGCCCGTCCTGGTCGCCCTGCCCTACGACGACGAGGACGACCTGGTCCGCCAGGCCAACGACTCGGTCTACGGGCTCGCCTGCGGGATCTGGACCCGTGACCACCGGGCCGCGTGGCGCCTGGCCCGCCGGATCGAGGCGGGGACGGTCTGGATCAACACGTACAAGCAGTTCAGCGCGTCCACCCCGTTCAGCGGGATGAAGGACAGCGGTCTCGGTACGGAGAAGGGCCGCGACGCCATCCGCGCCTACCAGCGCCAGAAGTCCCTGTACTGGGGCACTTCGGACGCGCCCCTGCCCTGGGCCAACTGA